In the Plectropomus leopardus isolate mb chromosome 5, YSFRI_Pleo_2.0, whole genome shotgun sequence genome, one interval contains:
- the LOC121943770 gene encoding lissencephaly-1 homolog produces MVLSQRQRDELNRAIADYLRSNGYEEAYSTFKKEAELDNNEELDKKYAGLLEKKWTSVIRLQKKVMELESKLNEAKEEITLGGPVSQKRDPKEWIPRPPERYALSGHRSPVTRVIFHPVFSVMVSASEDATIKVWDYETGDFERTLKGHTDSVQDISFDQTGKLLASCSADMTIKLWDFQGFECIRTMHGHDHNVSSVAIMPNGDHIVSASRDKTIKMWEVATGYCVKTFTGHREWVRMVRPNQDGTLIASCSNDQTVRVWVVASKECKAELREHEHVVECISWAPESAYPTIQEATGSETKKSGKPGPFLLSGSRDKTIKMWDVSIGMCLMTLVGHDNWVRGILFHPGGKFIVTCADDKTLRIWDYKNKRCMKTLCAHEHFVTSLDFHKAAPYVVTGSVDQTVKVWECR; encoded by the exons AATGAAGAATTGGATAAGAAGTACGCCGGCCTTTTGGAAAAGAAATGGACCTCAGTCATCAGATTACAAAAGAAG GTGATGGAGCTTGAATCCAAACTGAATGAAGCAAAGGAGGAGATCACCCTGGGTGGGCCCGTAAGTCAGAAGCGAGACCCCAAAGAGTGGATTCCACGTCCACCAGAGAGGTACGCGCTGAGTGGCCACCGCAGTCCAGTCACCCGCGTCATCTTCCACCCAGTCTTCAGTGTCATGGTGTCGGCTTCTGAGGACGCAACAATAAAG GTGTGGGACTACGAGACAGGAGACTTTGAACGCACACTGAAGGGCCACACAGATTCAGTGCAGGACATCTCCTTTGACCAGACCGGCAAACTGCTTGCATCTTGCTCTGCAGACATGACTATCAAGCTGTGGGATTTCCAAGGGTTTGAATGCATCAGGACCATGCACG GACATGACCACAATGTTTCGTCTGTAGCCATCATGCCCAATGGAGATCACATCGTTTCCGCCTCGAGggacaaaaccataaaaatgtgGGAGGTGGCAACTGG CTACTGTGTGAAGACCTTCACAGGCCACAGGGAGTGGGTCCGTATGGTGCGACCCAACCAAGACGGCACACTGATTGCCAGCTGCTCCAATGACCAaactgtgcgtgtgtgggtCGTGGCCTCCAAAGAGTGCAAGGCTGAGCTGCGGGAACACGAACACGTCGTGGAGTGCATCTCTTGGGCACCAGAGAGCGCCTACCCCACCATCCAAGAGGCCACAGGCTCTGAG ACCAAGAAGAGTGGTAAGCCAGGCCCATTCCTGCTGTCTGGCTCCAGAGACAAAACCATCAAGATGTGGGATGTTAGCATTGGCATGTGCCTTATGACACTG GTCGGCCACGACAACTGGGTGCGTGGTATCCTCTTCCACCCCGGAGGCAAGTTTATTGTGACCTGTGCAGATGATAAGACCTTAAGGATCTGGGACTACAAGAACAAGCGCTGCATGAAAACCCTGTGTGCCCACGAACACTTCGTTACCTCTCTGG ATTTCCACAAGGCTGCCCCCTACGTGGTCACAGGGAGTgtagatcaaacagtaaaagtgTGGGAGTGCCGCTGA